The following coding sequences lie in one Euhalothece natronophila Z-M001 genomic window:
- a CDS encoding DUF565 domain-containing protein, with translation MQNTRLNLLLASFSNQAQQFFANPWRRISLLLISLLFGFFMALAISSIAGQRGDLDVVVAAIMLIFTEVVSRVAYRNNRNNSGLIDFLNLFKVGLTYGFYLQAFILGS, from the coding sequence ATGCAAAATACTCGCTTAAATTTGTTATTAGCAAGTTTTTCTAATCAAGCACAACAATTTTTTGCCAATCCTTGGCGACGAATTAGTTTATTATTAATTAGTCTTTTATTTGGTTTTTTTATGGCATTAGCTATTTCCAGTATTGCTGGCCAAAGGGGAGATTTAGATGTTGTTGTTGCTGCCATTATGTTAATCTTTACAGAAGTTGTTAGCCGAGTAGCCTATCGCAATAATCGTAATAATTCAGGACTAATTGATTTTCTGAATTTATTTAAAGTAGGATTAACTTATGGCTTTTATCTGCAAGCATTTATTTTAGGGTCTTAA
- a CDS encoding glycerate kinase: MRILYRLSQGETLSTNEKQALANIDWEIDISLETRIYYFPIMFEKISPLAEKEGLKQDQILGLLWNLWLPIALKIARKKEQKKKPFIQGILGLQGTGKTTLAIILQGILTQFGYHTVTLSLDDLYKTYPERQQLQKEDPRLILRGPPETHDVNLGKNLLENLLQEKTPLEIPRFDKSACQGSGDRATPETINDKIDILLFEGWFLGVKPIAETAFTNPPSPIDTEADRQFALDNNRRLQSYLPLWEYLDSLMILVPEDYHLSEKWRQEAEQKMIAQGKSGMSNAEIKQFVEYFWKALHPELFITPLIESKQGVDLVVEIDANHVPRQVY; this comes from the coding sequence ATGAGAATTTTATATCGTTTATCTCAAGGTGAAACTTTAAGCACTAACGAAAAACAAGCCTTAGCCAATATTGATTGGGAAATTGATATTTCACTGGAAACTAGAATTTATTATTTTCCCATAATGTTTGAAAAGATTTCTCCTTTAGCCGAAAAAGAAGGATTAAAACAAGATCAGATATTAGGTTTGCTTTGGAACTTATGGCTACCGATAGCTTTAAAAATTGCTCGTAAAAAAGAACAGAAAAAAAAGCCTTTCATTCAAGGAATTTTAGGACTCCAAGGAACGGGGAAAACAACCTTAGCCATTATTTTACAAGGAATATTAACTCAGTTTGGTTATCATACAGTTACTCTATCCCTAGATGATCTTTATAAAACTTATCCAGAACGGCAGCAATTGCAAAAAGAGGATCCGCGATTAATTTTGCGTGGCCCCCCCGAAACTCATGATGTAAATTTAGGGAAAAATTTATTAGAGAATTTGCTTCAGGAAAAAACCCCCCTTGAGATTCCTCGTTTTGATAAATCAGCTTGCCAAGGAAGCGGCGATCGCGCTACTCCCGAAACCATTAATGACAAAATTGATATTTTATTATTTGAAGGCTGGTTCTTAGGCGTAAAACCCATTGCAGAAACTGCTTTTACTAATCCCCCTTCCCCCATTGACACAGAAGCAGATCGGCAATTTGCCCTTGATAATAACCGCCGTCTGCAAAGTTATCTCCCTTTGTGGGAATATTTAGATAGTTTGATGATACTTGTGCCTGAGGACTATCATTTAAGTGAAAAATGGCGACAAGAAGCAGAGCAAAAAATGATTGCACAGGGAAAATCGGGAATGAGTAATGCAGAAATTAAGCAGTTTGTGGAATACTTTTGGAAGGCATTGCATCCAGAATTATTTATCACCCCCTTAATTGAAAGCAAGCAAGGAGTAGATTTAGTTGTAGAAATTGATGCTAATCATGTTCCAAGACAAGTTTATTAA